The Pelodiscus sinensis isolate JC-2024 chromosome 30, ASM4963464v1, whole genome shotgun sequence genome has a window encoding:
- the LOC142821365 gene encoding olfactory receptor 10AG1-like, with protein sequence MTNSESQAGENRTLSGVFILVGFSYLGELQILLFLVFLLTYLLALMGNLLIILLIKLNPSLHTPMYFFLVNLSVSEICSTTSVIPQLLVHLLVEEKTISLMGCRAQINIVILAGLTECCLLAAMAYDRYVAICHPLRYTTIMSGQVCAGLMGASWLIGISVSVAQTTRAFSLPMCGSHRIHHYYCDAEPVEKMLCTDSWKNMIVTLALVVLFVLGPFLLIVLSYVRIISTILKLPSVAGRSKAFSTCSSHLTVVTLYYGTSILSYLKPKLNSTIESDQLISLMYTIVIPVLNPIIYTLRNKEVKGAFRNTVGKVILSCNRRY encoded by the coding sequence ATGACCAATTCTGAGAGCCAGGCTGGAGAGAACCGGACCCTCTCCGGTGTGTTCATCCTGGTGGGGTTTTCCTACCTTGGCGAGCTGCAAATCCTTCTGTTTCTGGTGTTTCTTCTCACCTACTTGCTCGCCCTGATGGGGAACCTGCTCATTATTCTGCTGATAAAGctcaacccctccctccatacccccatgtatttcttcctggtgAACCTGTCTGTCTCAGAAATCTGCTCCACCACCAGTGTGATCCCTCAGCTGCTGGTTCACCTCCTGGTGGAGGAAAAGACCATCTCCCTCATGGGCTGCAGAGCCCAGATAAACATCGTCATACTTGCAGGCCTCACGGAATGCTGCCTCCTCGCggccatggcctacgaccgctacgtggccatATGCCACCCGTTGCGCTACACCACCATCATGAGTGGTCAGGTGTGTGCCGGGCTCATGGGGGCTTCGTGGCTCATCGGCATCTCGGTGTCCGTAGCTCAGACCACACGGGCCTTCAGCCTGCCCATGTGTGGATCCCACCGCATCCACCATTATTACTGCGACGCAGAACCAGTCGAGAAGATGCTCTGCACTGACTCATGGAAGAACATGATCGTGACCTTGGCCCTGGTGGTGCTGTTTGTTTTGGGCCCTTTTTTACTGATCGTTCTGTCCTACGTCCgcatcatctccaccatcctcaAGCTGCCATCAGTGGCGGGAAGGagtaaagccttctccacctgctcctcccacctcacggTGGTGACTTTGTACTATGGAACATCCATTCTGAGTTACCTGAAACCCAAATTAAACTCCACCATCGAGAGCGATCAGCTGATATCCCTCATGTACACAATTGTGATCCCTGTGTTGAACCCCATCATTTACACTCTGAGGAACAAAGAAGTGAAGGGAGCTTTTCGAAACACAGTCGGGAAGGTCATCCTTTCATGCAACCGGAGATACTAG
- the LOC102454458 gene encoding olfactory receptor 6C74-like: MQIRSMEQAEGRNHSLISEFILLGFGNDPKLQPLLFLLFLLIYNVTVAGNTLIIALVVVDHNLRTPMYYLLGNLSFLEICYTSAFLPRLLASLWTGDRSISVKGCFVQLYFFAVMSATEALLLAAMSYDRYVAICQPLRYAALMNGRVCGWLVAGSWLCSFLNCTLTDVFLWQLTFCDAKEMDHFFCDFTPLIKLSCSDTRTLELVTLTIAALGALAPCVLTLTSYVCIISTVLRIPSSTGRKKAFSTCSSHLIVLSVFYGAVITVYVVPTGNAPTVLHKILSVFYIVLTPLINPIIYCLRNKEVQESLQKALFKLAAFRNRHKL, translated from the exons ATGCAG ATACGGAGCATGGAGCAAGCGGAAGGAAGAAATCACTCCCTCATCTCCGAATTCATCCTCCTGGGGTTCGGGAACGACCCGAAACTACAGCCCCTCCTTTTTCTGCTGTTTCTACTCATCTATAATGTGACCGTGGCCGGGAACACCCTCATCATCGCGCTTGTGGTGGTCGATCACAACCTACGCACCCCCATGTACTACTTACTCGGGAACTTGTCCTTCCTGGAGATCTGTTACACCTCTGCCttcctgccccggctgctggccagcctctgGACCGGGGACAGGAGCATCTCCGTGAAGGGTTGCTTCGTACAATTATATTTCTTTGCCGTCATGTCCGCAACCGAGGCTCTGCTGCTGGCGGCCATGTCCTACGACCGGTATGTCGCCATCTGCCAGCCCCTCCGCTACGCGGCTCTGATGAACGGCCGGGTGTGTGGCTGGCTCGTGGCCGGGTCTTGGCTCTGCAGCTTTCTAAACTGCACCCTAACCGACGTTTTCTTGTGGCAACTGACGTTCTGTGATGCCAAAGAAATGGACCATTTCTTCTGCGATTTCACTCCGTTgataaagctctcctgcagcgACACCCGGACTCTGGAACTGGTGACGTTGACGATCGCTGCCCTAGGGGCTCTTGCGCCCTGTGTCCTGACGCTAACATCCTACGTGTGTATCATCTCCACCGTCCTGCGCATCCCCTCCTCCACCGGGCggaaaaaggccttttccacctgttCCTCCCACCTCATCGTGCTGAGCGTTTTCTACGGGGCCGTGATCACTGTCTACGTGGTTCCAACGGGCAACGCGCCCACGGTCCTACACAAAATATTGTCCGTCTTCTACATAGTCCTGACTCCCCTgatcaaccccatcatctactgcctgaggaacaaggaggtcCAAGAGTCCCTGCAAAAAGctctttttaaactggctgccttTAGAAACAGGCACAAACTCTGA